In Ruminococcaceae bacterium BL-4, one DNA window encodes the following:
- the aroF gene encoding Phospho-2-dehydro-3-deoxyheptonate aldolase has product MVKKAELKRSALPFIFLNEIKGVQNMIIVLKSECSKEQIEAFTKELVQKYHVQVNTWVGTQSTVLGLLGDTSAIDIDYIAAQEFVENVKRVQEPYKKANRKFHPDDTVIRLPGGQQIGGGTFSMIAGPCSVESEPQITEVAKRVKKAGAQFLRGGAFKPRTSPYSFQGLKAEGLELLKKAKNVTGMPIVTEIMSPAHIELFLNEGVDIIQVGARNMQNFELLKELGHIKKPILLKRGLSSTIEELLMSAEYIMAGGNDQVILCERGIRTYETYTRNTLDISAVPILKRLSHLPVIVDPSHASGISWLVEPLSMAAIAAGADGLIIEVHNNPAKALSDGAQSLTPDQFDKISDKIKKAAEFFGKEVR; this is encoded by the coding sequence ATGGTGAAAAAGGCGGAGCTGAAACGATCAGCTTTGCCTTTTATTTTTTTAAACGAGATAAAAGGGGTTCAGAATATGATTATCGTTTTAAAGTCGGAGTGTTCCAAGGAACAAATTGAAGCATTCACCAAGGAATTAGTACAGAAATATCATGTTCAGGTGAATACATGGGTCGGCACGCAGAGCACTGTATTGGGACTTTTAGGAGACACTAGTGCAATCGATATTGACTATATTGCAGCTCAGGAATTTGTAGAAAATGTCAAACGAGTTCAAGAGCCTTATAAGAAAGCAAACCGCAAATTTCACCCGGATGATACCGTAATTCGGCTTCCCGGAGGACAACAGATCGGCGGCGGTACCTTCTCAATGATTGCCGGTCCCTGCAGCGTAGAAAGTGAACCACAAATCACCGAAGTTGCCAAACGCGTTAAAAAAGCCGGAGCACAATTTTTGCGCGGCGGTGCCTTTAAGCCTCGCACTAGTCCCTATTCTTTTCAGGGACTCAAAGCAGAGGGATTAGAGCTTTTGAAAAAGGCAAAAAATGTTACCGGAATGCCGATCGTAACAGAAATTATGAGTCCGGCCCATATTGAATTGTTTCTCAACGAAGGTGTTGATATCATTCAAGTCGGCGCACGAAACATGCAGAATTTCGAACTTTTAAAAGAGCTCGGCCATATTAAAAAACCGATTCTTTTAAAGCGCGGTCTTTCCAGCACCATCGAGGAGCTTTTAATGAGTGCAGAATACATTATGGCTGGCGGAAACGATCAGGTCATTCTCTGTGAGCGCGGGATTCGCACCTATGAGACCTATACGCGCAACACCTTGGATATTTCCGCCGTCCCTATTTTAAAGCGTCTCTCTCACCTGCCTGTGATTGTAGATCCCAGCCATGCCAGTGGAATCTCATGGTTGGTAGAACCTCTGTCTATGGCAGCCATCGCAGCCGGAGCAGACGGATTAATTATCGAGGTGCACAATAATCCAGCAAAGGCGCTTTCAGATGGTGCTCAAAGTCTGACTCCAGATCAATTTGACAAAATTTCCGACAAAATTAAAAAGGCAGCAGAATTTTTCGGCAAGGAAGTGCGATAA
- a CDS encoding Prephenate dehydrogenase codes for MKQKKRIVIVGLGLIGGSLARAFSEYTDSLVTGFDSDPAVLEEALSIGAIQKEADLADLKSADLTYLCLYPGSDIEFVKLHLHAFNPDGIVTDVCGIKTAVCAKLKGLSQLGGFTYCGSHPMAGTEKHGFSASQADLFRGASYLIVPCGAPQSAVEILKETAYELGFGRAIITTPEHHDAMIAFTSQIPHALACAYVMSPYCPQHRGFSAGSYRDVSRVANINEVLWSELFLDNAEPLKTELNTLIRNLSAIRDAIAAKDQPKLESLLRQGRLVKEELGE; via the coding sequence TTGAAACAGAAAAAGCGAATCGTAATTGTAGGTTTAGGGCTGATCGGTGGAAGTCTTGCTCGTGCGTTTTCTGAATATACAGACAGCCTCGTTACAGGATTTGACAGCGACCCTGCCGTCCTGGAAGAGGCACTTTCTATTGGTGCCATTCAAAAAGAAGCAGATCTAGCAGATTTAAAATCGGCAGACTTGACCTATTTGTGCCTTTATCCTGGTTCTGATATTGAATTTGTAAAATTACATCTACATGCTTTTAATCCGGATGGAATTGTCACAGACGTCTGTGGGATCAAAACTGCGGTTTGTGCCAAGCTGAAAGGACTTTCTCAACTTGGCGGATTCACCTACTGCGGCAGCCATCCGATGGCTGGAACAGAAAAGCATGGATTTTCCGCTTCACAGGCTGATCTGTTCCGCGGTGCAAGCTATCTAATCGTTCCCTGTGGTGCTCCCCAAAGTGCTGTTGAAATTTTAAAAGAAACCGCCTATGAACTTGGCTTTGGCCGCGCAATCATTACAACGCCGGAACACCATGATGCAATGATCGCTTTTACGAGTCAAATTCCGCATGCCTTGGCCTGCGCTTATGTGATGAGTCCTTACTGCCCGCAGCACCGAGGCTTCTCGGCAGGCAGTTACCGAGACGTTTCCAGAGTTGCCAATATCAACGAAGTACTCTGGTCAGAACTGTTTTTGGATAATGCGGAACCTCTCAAAACGGAACTCAATACACTAATCCGCAATCTCAGTGCGATTCGGGATGCGATTGCCGCTAAAGATCAGCCAAAACTGGAATCTCTTCTTCGGCAAGGTCGTTTAGTAAAGGAGGAATTGGGAGAATGA
- the aroB gene encoding 3-dehydroquinate synthase, with translation MILQIQVGHPYEIQIEPGCIKELGKRAAQLFPKAARCCVVGDSNTLPLYGKIAEGSLKKAGFSVSTVSFEAGEARKTLATISSFYDAFCEAHLTRTDFVVALGGGVTGDMAGFAAASFLRGIPFIQVPTSLLSQIDSSVGGKTGVDLPQGKNMVGAFHQPSFVLIDPNTLKTLPDQFFSDGMGEAIKYGCIKSRVLFDFLKENRIDSLRQNSEKLCDLIRQCIEIKRTVVERDEFDTGERMILNFGHTFGHALERLQNYGGLTHGAAVGIGCVIAAKIGEELGITPTGTHPEIAELLEKYALPTSFTESIDDLIAATGNDKKSTADSINLVLLHQIGDAFLRKTPRSELPKLCEVLR, from the coding sequence ATGATTTTACAGATACAGGTTGGACATCCTTATGAAATTCAAATTGAGCCGGGGTGTATCAAGGAACTTGGCAAACGTGCCGCCCAACTTTTCCCGAAAGCTGCTCGCTGCTGTGTTGTCGGAGACAGCAATACATTGCCCCTCTATGGAAAGATCGCAGAAGGAAGCTTAAAAAAAGCCGGCTTTTCTGTTTCTACCGTTTCTTTTGAAGCCGGAGAAGCACGAAAAACGCTCGCAACGATTTCTTCTTTTTACGATGCTTTTTGTGAAGCACATTTGACCCGTACCGACTTTGTCGTCGCATTGGGAGGCGGAGTCACCGGAGATATGGCTGGATTTGCGGCTGCCAGCTTTTTAAGGGGAATCCCCTTCATTCAAGTTCCTACTAGTCTGCTCTCACAGATTGATTCCTCTGTCGGTGGAAAGACAGGCGTTGACCTGCCGCAGGGCAAAAATATGGTCGGCGCATTTCATCAACCTTCTTTTGTGCTGATTGATCCTAATACATTAAAGACGCTTCCTGATCAATTCTTTTCGGATGGCATGGGAGAAGCAATTAAATATGGATGTATCAAAAGCCGTGTCTTGTTTGACTTTTTAAAAGAAAATCGTATCGATTCTCTGCGTCAAAATTCCGAAAAGCTCTGTGATCTGATTCGTCAATGCATCGAAATTAAGCGTACCGTTGTAGAACGGGATGAATTCGATACCGGTGAACGAATGATACTCAATTTTGGACATACCTTTGGTCATGCGCTGGAGCGGCTGCAAAACTATGGTGGCCTTACTCATGGTGCCGCTGTTGGAATCGGCTGTGTGATCGCTGCTAAGATTGGCGAAGAATTAGGCATTACGCCTACCGGAACCCATCCTGAAATTGCAGAATTGCTGGAGAAGTACGCACTTCCCACTTCTTTTACAGAATCCATTGACGACTTGATTGCTGCTACCGGAAATGATAAAAAGAGTACCGCAGACAGTATCAATCTCGTTCTTCTGCATCAAATCGGCGATGCTTTTCTTCGCAAAACTCCACGCTCAGAATTGCCAAAATTGTGCGAGGTGTTAAGATGA
- the aroA gene encoding 3-phosphoshikimate 1-carboxyvinyltransferase encodes MSSAIVSPGELSGKLSVPPSKSAAHRAIICAALSQGESFLSPVADSKDIEATIRAISALGAHVALQEDLLCVSGIKKDSLPVGPIPVDCGESGSTLRFLIPIFGALGIPALFTGHGRLPQRPIGCYLDCLPAHGLTCDTKGGLPLAISGKLTCGTFSLPGNVSSQFITGLLLALPLLKGNSEIILTTPLQSTAYVEMTIETMVSFGVTVIPTETGWQIPGGQTYHACQLAVERDWSQAAFFLAASALGSNLSLLGLSKDSAQGDRAALELFRKFGAQINWEKDGSLHAKAGTLSGIEIDAGEIPDLVPALAVCAALSPGRTVISNAQRLRIKESDRLKAIHEGLSALGAHIIEKPDGLIINGISAFHGGEVDGFHDHRIVMALSIAALSAESPVTIHGAEAIQKSYPNFFEDFKRLGGNVHVIMG; translated from the coding sequence ATGAGTTCCGCTATTGTTTCGCCTGGAGAACTTTCTGGAAAGCTTTCTGTTCCACCCAGCAAAAGTGCTGCCCACCGTGCAATTATTTGTGCAGCGCTCTCTCAAGGAGAAAGCTTTCTCTCTCCGGTCGCGGACAGCAAAGACATTGAAGCGACTATTCGCGCCATCTCGGCACTGGGCGCGCATGTTGCGCTGCAAGAAGATCTTTTGTGCGTCTCCGGAATAAAAAAGGATTCCCTTCCAGTCGGTCCCATACCGGTAGACTGCGGGGAAAGCGGCTCCACCCTGCGGTTTTTAATTCCGATTTTTGGGGCTCTGGGAATTCCAGCACTTTTTACAGGCCACGGACGTCTTCCGCAAAGACCGATTGGCTGCTATCTTGACTGTCTGCCTGCACATGGTCTCACCTGCGATACAAAGGGTGGCCTTCCATTAGCAATTTCCGGAAAGCTTACCTGCGGCACTTTCTCTTTACCCGGAAATGTCAGCAGTCAGTTTATAACAGGCCTTCTGCTCGCTTTGCCGCTGTTAAAAGGGAACAGTGAAATTATTTTGACAACGCCGCTGCAAAGTACCGCATATGTCGAAATGACGATTGAAACAATGGTCTCATTCGGCGTCACGGTCATCCCTACCGAAACCGGATGGCAGATTCCAGGAGGACAAACCTATCACGCTTGTCAGCTCGCTGTTGAACGCGACTGGAGCCAAGCAGCATTTTTTCTCGCAGCATCAGCTCTCGGCAGCAATCTTTCTCTTTTAGGTCTTTCAAAAGACTCTGCTCAGGGAGACCGCGCCGCCTTGGAATTATTCCGAAAATTTGGCGCACAAATAAACTGGGAAAAAGATGGGTCTCTTCATGCGAAAGCCGGTACGCTTTCCGGTATTGAGATCGACGCAGGTGAAATTCCGGATCTTGTTCCGGCGCTTGCCGTCTGTGCCGCTCTCAGTCCCGGAAGAACAGTGATATCAAACGCCCAACGGCTGCGAATCAAGGAAAGCGACCGTCTGAAAGCAATTCATGAAGGGCTTAGCGCTTTGGGAGCTCATATTATAGAAAAGCCGGATGGACTGATTATCAATGGAATATCGGCTTTTCATGGTGGAGAAGTGGATGGCTTCCATGACCATCGAATCGTGATGGCACTTTCGATTGCTGCTCTCTCCGCCGAGAGTCCGGTAACCATTCACGGTGCAGAAGCTATTCAAAAAAGCTATCCGAATTTTTTTGAAGATTTTAAACGATTAGGGGGAAACGTCCATGTCATCATGGGGTGA
- the aroC gene encoding Chorismate synthase, which produces MSSWGERVKLTIFGESHGRMIGMVLEGLPAGETIDLETVKKQMARRAPGNDPTATARKESDTPIIVSGICNQTTTGAPLCAVIENSNQHSGDYESLKNIPRPGHADYAAFLRYHGFSDLRGGGHFSGRLTAPLVLAGAICRQILERRGIVIGAHAYAIHNVFDTPFDSINIDNKTLSALNTAFFSVIDSKAQEKMRQEIEAARLQADSVGGIVECACVGIPGGYAEEGMFGGVESVLSSILFGIPACKGVEFGDGFRVSSLLGSENNDSYFYDEEDSIKTHTNHAGGILGGITTGMPLIFRCAFKPTPSIAKEQNSVDLSTHRNVKLQIKGRHDPCIVPRAIPVVEAAAALAIINLWRD; this is translated from the coding sequence ATGTCATCATGGGGTGAACGTGTAAAACTAACAATCTTTGGAGAAAGTCATGGTCGTATGATCGGCATGGTGTTAGAGGGACTTCCTGCAGGAGAAACAATTGATTTAGAGACAGTAAAAAAGCAGATGGCGCGCAGAGCTCCTGGAAATGACCCAACTGCTACCGCCCGCAAAGAGAGCGATACACCGATCATCGTCTCCGGCATTTGTAATCAGACCACAACCGGAGCACCTCTCTGCGCCGTCATCGAAAACAGCAATCAGCACTCTGGAGATTATGAGTCCCTTAAAAATATTCCGCGCCCCGGTCATGCTGATTATGCTGCTTTTCTCCGATATCACGGATTTTCCGATCTGAGAGGCGGCGGCCATTTCTCCGGCAGACTGACAGCTCCGCTTGTCCTCGCCGGTGCTATCTGCCGTCAAATTCTAGAACGACGCGGCATTGTAATCGGTGCACACGCCTACGCAATTCATAATGTTTTTGATACACCTTTTGACAGCATCAACATCGATAACAAAACGCTTTCCGCACTGAATACCGCTTTCTTTTCTGTTATTGATTCCAAAGCACAGGAAAAAATGCGGCAGGAAATTGAGGCTGCACGTCTGCAAGCGGACAGTGTCGGCGGAATCGTTGAATGCGCCTGTGTGGGGATCCCCGGTGGCTATGCAGAAGAGGGCATGTTTGGCGGTGTAGAGAGTGTTCTTTCTTCCATCTTATTTGGAATTCCTGCCTGCAAGGGTGTAGAATTTGGCGATGGATTTAGAGTCTCTTCCCTTTTAGGCAGCGAAAATAACGATTCGTATTTTTATGATGAAGAGGACTCCATTAAAACACATACCAATCATGCCGGAGGAATTCTAGGTGGAATTACAACCGGTATGCCATTGATTTTCCGCTGTGCTTTTAAGCCGACTCCCTCCATTGCAAAAGAGCAAAATAGCGTTGATCTATCGACACATCGCAATGTAAAGCTTCAAATCAAGGGGCGTCACGATCCCTGCATCGTACCGCGGGCGATCCCTGTAGTAGAAGCCGCTGCGGCTCTTGCGATCATAAATCTTTGGAGGGACTAA
- a CDS encoding Chorismate mutase I has translation MELSDIRKEIDQIDAQLLPLLTARMECAKKVAVYKKEHQIPVLNNKREEEILDRVEKEAGEYGGTARVIFSAIMSQSRALQHQMLSAGKPLRQLLQNAREAPKKRDRIACLGSPGSYSHLELLTLYPKAQPVFCPNFSSIFSTLKKKDADLALVPIENSSAGSVLEVYDLLLKYRYYIIAAGKLCVNNVLASKSGTLDGVTSLYSHPQPLMQCSTFVESCGLSVKKCRSTTEAAAMAAKDPNSAALCGKKAAEENHLKIVPLKVQNCSANHTRFLVLSRELCLSKEADKISVCFNLPHHTGSLNGVLSRFAAAEMNLTKIESRPIIGKEFEYDFYLDFSGNIHDPVVLELLCSLWDELPRFSFLGNYSEN, from the coding sequence ATGGAACTATCTGATATCAGAAAGGAAATCGACCAAATTGACGCACAGCTTTTGCCGCTCTTAACCGCGCGAATGGAATGTGCAAAAAAAGTTGCCGTCTATAAAAAAGAGCACCAAATTCCCGTACTCAACAACAAGCGGGAAGAAGAAATTCTTGACCGCGTGGAAAAGGAAGCTGGAGAATACGGCGGGACTGCTCGTGTGATCTTTTCAGCAATTATGAGTCAAAGCCGCGCGCTGCAGCACCAAATGTTAAGTGCCGGAAAACCATTGCGGCAACTCTTGCAAAATGCCCGGGAAGCACCTAAAAAAAGGGATCGAATTGCCTGTCTCGGCAGCCCCGGCAGCTACAGTCATTTGGAACTGTTAACCCTTTATCCAAAAGCACAGCCGGTTTTCTGTCCGAATTTTTCGTCTATCTTTTCCACGCTCAAAAAGAAAGACGCGGACCTCGCTCTGGTCCCGATCGAAAATTCTTCTGCCGGAAGTGTTTTGGAAGTATATGATCTGCTCTTAAAATACCGATACTATATCATTGCTGCCGGAAAATTATGCGTTAATAATGTTTTGGCAAGTAAATCCGGAACACTTGATGGGGTAACTTCCCTTTACAGCCATCCACAGCCTTTGATGCAGTGCAGCACTTTTGTAGAATCCTGTGGCCTTTCAGTCAAAAAATGCAGAAGCACAACAGAAGCTGCCGCTATGGCTGCAAAAGATCCAAATTCGGCTGCGCTCTGCGGAAAAAAAGCTGCCGAAGAGAATCATCTCAAAATTGTTCCGCTGAAAGTACAAAACTGTAGTGCAAATCATACCCGCTTTTTGGTGTTGAGCCGTGAGCTTTGTCTTTCCAAAGAAGCTGATAAAATCAGTGTCTGTTTTAATCTGCCCCATCATACCGGCAGCTTAAACGGTGTTCTCTCCCGTTTTGCTGCGGCAGAAATGAATCTGACAAAGATCGAATCCCGCCCGATTATTGGAAAAGAATTCGAGTATGATTTTTATTTGGATTTTTCCGGAAATATCCACGATCCTGTTGTATTGGAACTTCTATGTTCTCTTTGGGACGAACTGCCGCGCTTCTCGTTTTTGGGGAATTATTCGGAAAATTAG
- the prmA gene encoding Ribosomal protein L11 methyltransferase, producing the protein MDWTDLTVTVLQKDSEIAEAIAQMVVPYGIYIEDYSDLEEGTWKITHVDVIDEELLKKDRSKTIIHIYLEPDQNPAEATAFLQERLKASGIKSEIGSSNCRMEDWINNWRKYFHPIPVGKKLLIRPDWEEVKDPGGRTVLHLEPGLAFGTGTHETTRLCLELLETYLKPGDEVLDVGCGSGILGVAALLLGAKKAVGVDIDPLAVKTAVSNAERNGVADSFVGISGDLTEKVTGTYQIVVANIVADVILRLTKDVERFFCEDTVYLMSGIIDEREQDVLDGLKDRFEILERREERGWVALAARRKKNL; encoded by the coding sequence ATGGATTGGACAGACCTGACTGTTACGGTTTTACAGAAAGACAGTGAAATAGCCGAAGCAATTGCACAGATGGTGGTTCCCTATGGGATTTATATTGAGGATTATTCCGATTTGGAAGAAGGTACCTGGAAAATTACGCATGTTGACGTAATTGATGAAGAACTTTTGAAAAAAGATCGGTCAAAAACCATTATTCATATTTATTTGGAACCGGATCAAAATCCGGCAGAAGCCACTGCTTTTTTACAGGAAAGGCTGAAAGCGTCTGGAATTAAAAGTGAGATCGGTTCTTCAAATTGTAGAATGGAAGACTGGATTAATAATTGGAGAAAATATTTTCACCCGATCCCGGTAGGCAAAAAGCTTTTGATTCGCCCGGATTGGGAAGAAGTGAAGGATCCAGGAGGACGTACTGTGCTGCATTTGGAGCCTGGGCTTGCTTTCGGAACCGGTACGCATGAGACGACCAGGCTGTGTCTGGAACTTTTAGAGACCTACTTGAAGCCGGGAGATGAGGTCCTTGATGTTGGCTGCGGAAGTGGAATCTTGGGAGTGGCAGCACTCCTTTTAGGGGCAAAAAAAGCGGTCGGGGTTGATATTGACCCGTTGGCAGTTAAGACGGCAGTCAGCAATGCAGAACGCAATGGAGTAGCGGATTCCTTTGTGGGAATTTCCGGCGATCTAACGGAGAAAGTAACCGGAACCTATCAGATCGTAGTTGCCAATATTGTAGCAGATGTGATTTTGCGGCTTACAAAAGATGTGGAGCGGTTTTTCTGTGAGGATACGGTTTATTTGATGAGTGGGATCATTGATGAACGTGAACAGGATGTTTTGGATGGTCTTAAAGACCGATTTGAAATTTTGGAGCGTCGGGAAGAACGTGGCTGGGTCGCTTTGGCAGCGAGAAGAAAAAAGAATCTTTAA
- a CDS encoding Stage V sporulation protein B, producing the protein MNERKFFQSAAILTITNGLLRLTDIWYRGYLCTHLGIAGMGLYQLNLSVFALGVSLSAAGASFCTTRMVAEHGNDRRIIRKCLCFSLLISCSACFLFELLAPFFGPMLSGSLPLRILAVGLPFISVCACLKGCFLAEGKSGVPAVAEVVEQGATIGLGILFLDDFSSSITAVMTASTTAEAVGCIFMIFCYLKKMPHHKTCPASIPSFYQVAAIGLPVLGGAGLRSFLFSVENLLIPRGLSSFCSREEALSQYGLVQGMMMPILVFPCTILSSATLLLIPELARSNSHGQPKRIRRITTKAFCLTSCFSFVCAALMAAFSSQLCQLFYKSQDAAILVRIMVPLIPLLYLDSVVDGMLKGLNQQKYSLCCNLVDAVFRVCWCFFLIPILGLKGYLLLLFCSELLNSSLSISKLLNTADIEISPLWILTPASGAVLLYFCLSL; encoded by the coding sequence ATGAATGAACGCAAATTCTTCCAAAGCGCCGCTATCCTTACGATTACAAACGGACTTTTACGTCTGACTGATATCTGGTATCGCGGATACCTCTGCACCCATCTCGGCATAGCCGGAATGGGGTTATATCAACTGAATCTTTCTGTTTTTGCTCTAGGGGTCAGTCTCTCTGCTGCCGGAGCCTCTTTTTGCACGACTCGCATGGTCGCGGAGCATGGAAACGACCGCCGAATTATTCGAAAATGTCTTTGCTTCAGCCTTTTGATCAGCTGCAGCGCTTGTTTTTTATTTGAACTTCTTGCACCATTTTTTGGTCCTATGCTTTCCGGTAGTCTTCCTCTGCGGATTCTCGCGGTCGGCTTGCCTTTTATTTCAGTCTGTGCCTGCTTAAAAGGCTGTTTTCTGGCAGAGGGAAAATCCGGTGTTCCAGCGGTCGCAGAAGTAGTGGAACAAGGTGCGACCATCGGACTTGGCATTCTTTTTTTGGATGATTTTTCCTCTTCCATTACTGCGGTTATGACTGCCTCCACTACAGCGGAAGCGGTCGGCTGTATTTTTATGATTTTCTGCTATCTGAAAAAAATGCCTCATCACAAAACGTGCCCTGCTTCTATCCCCTCCTTCTATCAAGTAGCTGCAATTGGATTGCCTGTTTTAGGAGGAGCAGGACTTCGCAGTTTTCTGTTTTCGGTGGAAAACCTGCTGATTCCGAGAGGACTTTCCTCTTTCTGCTCCAGGGAAGAAGCGCTTTCTCAATATGGGCTAGTACAAGGGATGATGATGCCAATTTTGGTCTTTCCGTGTACCATTTTATCCTCTGCAACTCTTCTGCTCATTCCGGAACTTGCCCGTTCCAATTCGCATGGACAGCCAAAAAGGATTCGCCGAATCACAACAAAGGCTTTTTGTCTGACCAGTTGTTTTTCATTTGTTTGTGCTGCGCTGATGGCCGCTTTCTCTTCACAGCTTTGCCAGCTATTCTATAAAAGTCAGGATGCAGCTATTCTTGTCCGCATTATGGTTCCTTTAATTCCGCTTCTATATCTCGACAGCGTAGTCGATGGCATGCTGAAAGGACTGAATCAGCAAAAATATTCTCTGTGCTGCAATCTCGTAGATGCCGTTTTTCGAGTTTGCTGGTGCTTTTTCCTGATCCCAATATTAGGCCTAAAAGGATACCTTTTGCTTCTTTTCTGCAGCGAACTGCTCAACAGTTCTCTAAGTATCAGTAAGCTGCTCAACACAGCCGATATTGAAATTTCTCCTCTTTGGATCCTTACTCCAGCTTCTGGAGCAGTTTTACTTTATTTTTGTCTTTCCTTATGA
- a CDS encoding conserved membrane protein of unknown function (Evidence 4 : Unknown function but conserved in other organisms) yields the protein MNGIEGLRELPQKYGMVFLALSILLSLLNCFFGYKLLRLWTTLLGFLIGGVGAYLVATAFDFEMTWAVLIGFVGGTVVGALSFSIYRFGVFLFTFIMGLGMGLQLFQQNEIAAWISGVLLGIGFAILSVSYIRQIVIVSSSLSGGINAGADLITLFHISDLWVSYLVEAILVILGILVQLRTTQKKKYR from the coding sequence ATGAATGGAATAGAGGGATTGCGGGAACTCCCGCAAAAATACGGAATGGTTTTTCTGGCTTTAAGTATCCTATTGAGCTTATTGAATTGCTTTTTCGGTTATAAACTTCTGCGCCTTTGGACAACCCTTTTAGGCTTTTTGATTGGAGGAGTCGGTGCTTATTTGGTAGCTACTGCCTTTGACTTTGAGATGACATGGGCCGTATTGATTGGCTTTGTCGGCGGAACGGTAGTGGGAGCGTTATCCTTTTCTATTTATCGTTTCGGCGTTTTTCTATTTACATTTATTATGGGGCTTGGAATGGGACTGCAGCTGTTTCAGCAAAATGAGATTGCAGCATGGATTTCCGGAGTCCTTTTAGGAATCGGATTTGCTATTCTATCGGTCAGTTATATTAGACAGATTGTAATTGTATCATCCAGCCTGAGTGGCGGAATCAATGCAGGAGCCGATTTGATTACTTTATTTCATATCAGCGATCTTTGGGTGTCTTACCTCGTAGAGGCTATTCTTGTGATTCTTGGGATCTTGGTTCAGCTGCGCACAACACAAAAGAAAAAATATCGATAA
- a CDS encoding conserved membrane protein of unknown function (Evidence 4 : Unknown function but conserved in other organisms) has protein sequence MSILEERSDFLAVFSEQILLFTCYAWMGWLCESIFCSICAKHWINRGFLHGPFCPVYAVGALLSIYFLTPVSENWLLVFLLGTFITSGVEYFTGWLLETLFHAKWWDYSNHRFNLHGRICLENCLIFGLMSLFLMEVLHPRVLFLMHMIPSEIISWISVLLVVYFAIDTFFSARNALRIRGKIEVLQGILDEIRLQVHLAKDDMIDNLQEKLEALDSDNRQRVADLIARKSNAEKDLSALSNRILKAFPKIQMQLPNAREALDQLRKTLRRP, from the coding sequence ATGTCTATTTTAGAAGAAAGAAGTGATTTTTTGGCCGTCTTTTCAGAACAAATCCTGTTGTTCACTTGTTATGCATGGATGGGCTGGCTCTGTGAAAGTATTTTCTGCTCCATCTGCGCAAAGCATTGGATCAACCGTGGTTTTCTGCATGGCCCATTTTGTCCGGTCTATGCAGTTGGAGCTCTTCTCAGCATCTATTTTTTGACACCTGTTTCTGAAAACTGGCTGCTCGTATTTCTTTTGGGTACTTTCATCACTTCTGGCGTCGAATATTTTACTGGCTGGCTTTTAGAAACATTATTTCATGCGAAATGGTGGGATTACAGCAATCACCGTTTTAACTTGCATGGACGTATCTGCCTCGAAAATTGTCTCATTTTTGGTCTGATGTCTCTTTTTTTAATGGAAGTCCTTCATCCAAGAGTCCTTTTTCTCATGCACATGATTCCTTCAGAAATAATCTCTTGGATTTCAGTTTTACTGGTGGTTTATTTTGCCATAGATACTTTCTTCTCTGCACGAAATGCTCTACGCATACGTGGGAAGATTGAAGTTCTGCAAGGGATTCTCGATGAAATTCGTCTTCAGGTACATCTTGCCAAAGACGATATGATTGATAATCTACAGGAAAAACTGGAAGCTTTGGATAGCGACAACCGTCAACGTGTAGCGGATCTAATCGCGCGAAAGAGCAATGCTGAAAAAGATCTCTCTGCTCTTTCAAATCGAATTCTCAAAGCTTTCCCAAAAATACAGATGCAGCTTCCAAATGCACGGGAAGCACTGGATCAATTACGTAAGACTCTGCGTCGCCCCTAA
- a CDS encoding Spore coat protein CotJB codes for MSEQQKLMRRIYAVQFSIWELHIFLDTHPNDAAAYKKLEENLALAKKLTAQYESTYGAMGEKSDCTSRWSWIQGPWPWEIKEGDED; via the coding sequence ATGAGTGAACAGCAAAAGCTGATGCGGCGAATCTACGCTGTACAATTTTCGATTTGGGAACTGCACATCTTTTTGGATACACATCCTAACGACGCTGCAGCTTACAAAAAGCTAGAGGAAAATCTTGCACTTGCTAAAAAGCTAACTGCACAATATGAAAGCACTTATGGTGCCATGGGTGAAAAAAGCGATTGTACTTCACGCTGGTCATGGATTCAAGGGCCATGGCCATGGGAAATTAAGGAAGGAGACGAGGACTAA